One window of the Pararge aegeria chromosome 22, ilParAegt1.1, whole genome shotgun sequence genome contains the following:
- the LOC120633726 gene encoding transmembrane protein 169 yields MAKVEQPIFILPKKRNGKKSITIAGHVDHIITVQGVGENELPSKYKNGLSPVSEHVVNGIIHSTMDGLKSNMKINLPIINDVNDEDSNETNSDQKLQKNGYQSLSTIHSSREIIDLSPIYENSSDACSSHGDLREFADSDMQRSCRVLNSDNNESSCPTPNSLSQTQSENSFEMGPLTDSLKNSAKRRKRVNIIPGIVETDNTDSEITALRVESEGSISPECSLSESRDGYLTMTGTIKRGKKKGQNVDVKLNISREELEIIEAAIVADEYNKMDVSKCSLYNGPHIFIFSLLCIPFVACISAMYSFYMGTMAWYNIFTHVTEDFSCIKKVLLAPIVILSYPFMIVIFTFGLGLFAGIAQLTFSGANWWKDVCDFEKGFYGWLCNTLGMSECSPYEVVVLMDVKP; encoded by the coding sequence GGTGTTGGTGAAAATGAACTgccatcaaaatataaaaatggacTGTCTCCAGTTTCTGAACACGTAGTGAATGGCATTATACACTCAACAATGGATGGTCTTAAGTCCAACATGAAGATAAACCTTCCAATTATCAATGATGTTAATGATGAGGACTCCAATGAAACAAATTCAGATCAGAAGCTACAAAAAAATGGCTATCAAAGTCTTTCAACCATCCACAGCAGTCGTGAAATTATAGATTTATCACCGATATATGAGAACTCCTCTGATGCATGCTCCAGTCATGGTGATTTAAGAGAATTCGCTGACAGTGATATGCAACGTAGCTGCCGAGTTTTAAACTCTGACAATAATGAAAGTTCTTGTCCCACGCCCAACAGTTTATCACAAACTCAGTCAGAAAACAGTTTTGAAATGGGCCCACTAACTGACAGCCTTAAAAACAGTGCTAAAAGGAGAAAGCGTGTTAACATCATACCAGGGATTGTTGAAACTGACAATACTGATTCAGAAATTACTGCTCTAAGAGTAGAATCTGAAGGATCAATTTCACCCGAATGTTCATTATCCGAAAGTAGAGATGGATACTTAACAATGACTGGGACCATAAAGAGGGGTAAAAAAAAAGGGCAGAATGTTGATGTAAAGTTGAATATATCAAGGGAAGAACTTGAGATCATTGAAGCTGCTAtcgtagctgatgaatataataaaatggatGTCTCGAAGTGTTCTCTTTATAATGGACCTCACATATTTATATTCAGCCTGCTATGCATTCCATTTGTTGCATGCATATCTGCTATGTACTCATTCTACATGGGTACAATGGCttggtataatatatttacacatGTTACTGAAGATTTTAGCTGTATCAAGAAAGTGTTATTGGCACCAATAGTCATTTTGTCATACCCATTTATGATAGTAATTTTTACTTTTGGTTTGGGATTGTTTGCTGGTATTGCTCAGCTGACATTCAGCGGCGCCAATTGGTGGAAGGATGTATGTGATTTTGAGAAAGGTTTCTATGGTTGGCTTTGCAACACACTTGGTATGTCAGAGTGCAGTCCTTATGAGGTAGTTGTTTTGATGGATGTGAAACCGTAA